A window from Pseudomonas alloputida encodes these proteins:
- a CDS encoding PA1414 family protein: MNKPLSNWLHDLAVALGLIPPPLQPVPIPTDEEQRKRQPRRR; the protein is encoded by the coding sequence ATGAATAAACCACTGTCAAACTGGCTCCATGACCTGGCTGTCGCCTTGGGGCTGATCCCACCACCCTTGCAGCCGGTGCCGATCCCGACTGATGAAGAGCAGCGCAAACGTCAACCGCGTCGGCGCTGA
- the ptrR gene encoding putrescine utilization regulator PtrR yields MEFSQLRIFQAVAEEGSVTRAAERLHRVPSNLSTRLRQLEEQLGVELFLRERQRLQLSPAGKVLLDYANRMSALRDEALGAVRGGQPAGDFVLGTMYSTAATHLPALLARYHQSYPQVNLQVRAAPSGELLEGLLNHTLDAALVDGPPSLAGLDGVPLCDEQLVLITSPEHPAVLTAKDVAGKAVFTFRQGCSYRMRLEAWYAHAHTPMGRVMEIESYQSMLACVIAGAGVAMMAQSMLDSLPGRDRVRVHSLQAPFDQAVTWLMWRQGMRGANLQAWIDLQQSETINQSSECAATA; encoded by the coding sequence GTGGAATTCAGCCAACTGCGTATCTTCCAGGCCGTGGCCGAGGAGGGCTCGGTTACCCGCGCCGCAGAGCGCCTGCACCGGGTGCCATCAAACCTTTCCACGCGCCTGCGCCAACTCGAGGAGCAGCTGGGCGTTGAACTGTTCCTGCGCGAACGTCAGCGCCTGCAACTGTCGCCAGCAGGCAAGGTGCTGCTGGACTATGCCAACCGTATGTCCGCCTTGCGCGACGAAGCGCTGGGCGCCGTGCGTGGCGGTCAGCCGGCTGGGGACTTCGTGCTGGGGACCATGTACAGCACGGCGGCGACCCACTTGCCGGCGTTGCTGGCGCGCTATCACCAGTCTTACCCGCAGGTGAACCTGCAAGTGCGTGCAGCACCCAGCGGCGAGTTGCTTGAAGGGCTGTTGAACCACACCCTGGATGCTGCTCTTGTGGACGGGCCACCGAGCCTTGCCGGGCTGGATGGCGTGCCGCTGTGCGATGAGCAACTGGTACTGATCACCAGCCCCGAGCACCCGGCGGTACTCACCGCCAAGGACGTGGCGGGCAAGGCGGTGTTCACCTTCCGCCAGGGCTGCTCGTACCGCATGCGTCTGGAGGCCTGGTATGCCCATGCCCATACGCCAATGGGGCGGGTGATGGAGATCGAGTCGTACCAGAGCATGCTGGCCTGTGTGATCGCGGGTGCGGGTGTGGCGATGATGGCCCAGTCGATGCTCGACAGCCTGCCTGGGCGTGATCGGGTGAGGGTGCACTCGCTGCAGGCACCTTTCGATCAGGCGGTCACCTGGCTGATGTGGCGCCAAGGTATGCGCGGGGCTAATCTGCAGGCATGGATCGACCTGCAACAAAGCGAAACGATTAACCAGTCGTCGGAATGCGCTGCCACGGCTTGA
- a CDS encoding BrnT family toxin: MFFEWDEGKNQSNIRKHGIDFADVPDMFNHPMLIRRDEDVECAEERWVSLGWLKALIGVVVYTERRGEVIRIISARKATKREARYYDQIIEN; encoded by the coding sequence ATGTTCTTTGAATGGGACGAAGGGAAAAACCAGAGCAATATCCGCAAGCACGGCATCGACTTTGCCGACGTTCCTGACATGTTCAACCATCCCATGCTGATCCGGCGTGATGAGGATGTGGAATGTGCTGAAGAACGTTGGGTCAGCCTAGGATGGCTAAAGGCGCTGATAGGTGTCGTCGTGTACACGGAGAGGCGGGGTGAGGTGATACGCATCATTTCTGCAAGAAAAGCCACCAAACGGGAGGCCAGGTACTATGACCAAATCATCGAGAACTGA
- a CDS encoding sodium:solute symporter — protein sequence MALDIIVVMIYTAGMLGLGWYGMRRAKTHEDYLVAGRNLGPVLYMGTMATTVLGGASTVGTVRLGYVHGISGFWLCAALGLGIIAINLFLAKPLLRLRIFTVTQVLEQRYNPTARQASAVIMLAYALMIGVTSTLAMATVLQVLLDLPFWASLMLGGGVVVLYSTIGGMWSLTLTDIVQFVIKTVGLMFILLPVCLYKAGGWDTLVAKLPAASFQLTTIGWDTIITYFLIYFFGILIGQDIWQRVFTARDEKVCQRAGTAAGVYCVLYGLACAAIGMAAHVLMPDLANPNNAFAEMIKTTLPDGIRGLLMAAALAAMMSTASAGLLAASTTVTEDLLPKLRGGKQSSLGTSRLFTLLTGLVVLGIALMVNDVINALTLAYNLLVGGMLIPLIGAIFWKRATTAGAIASMSLGFATALLFMFLDGLEANTPIYYSLAVGLVSFVGVSLVSRKSMAAVKLA from the coding sequence ATGGCCTTGGACATCATTGTTGTAATGATCTACACCGCTGGCATGCTAGGCCTTGGCTGGTATGGCATGCGCCGCGCGAAAACCCATGAAGACTACCTGGTAGCCGGGCGCAATCTCGGCCCGGTGCTGTACATGGGCACCATGGCCACCACCGTACTCGGTGGCGCTTCCACCGTCGGCACCGTGCGCCTGGGCTACGTCCACGGCATTTCCGGCTTCTGGCTGTGCGCAGCCCTGGGCCTGGGCATCATCGCCATCAACCTGTTCCTCGCCAAACCGCTGCTGCGCCTGCGCATCTTCACCGTGACCCAGGTACTGGAGCAACGCTACAACCCCACCGCACGCCAGGCCAGCGCCGTCATCATGCTGGCTTATGCACTGATGATCGGGGTCACCTCGACCCTGGCCATGGCCACCGTCCTGCAGGTGCTGCTGGACCTGCCGTTCTGGGCTTCTCTGATGCTCGGCGGCGGCGTGGTAGTGCTGTACTCGACCATCGGCGGCATGTGGTCGCTAACCCTGACCGATATCGTCCAGTTCGTGATCAAGACCGTCGGCCTGATGTTCATCCTGCTGCCAGTGTGCCTGTACAAGGCCGGTGGCTGGGATACCCTGGTGGCCAAATTGCCAGCGGCCAGCTTCCAGCTGACTACCATTGGCTGGGACACCATCATCACTTACTTCCTGATCTACTTCTTCGGCATCCTCATCGGCCAGGACATCTGGCAGCGGGTGTTCACCGCCCGTGACGAAAAGGTCTGTCAGCGTGCCGGTACCGCCGCTGGTGTGTATTGCGTGCTGTATGGCCTGGCCTGCGCTGCGATCGGCATGGCTGCGCATGTGCTGATGCCCGACCTGGCCAACCCGAACAACGCCTTTGCCGAGATGATCAAGACCACCCTGCCCGATGGCATCCGTGGCCTGCTGATGGCTGCGGCCCTGGCGGCCATGATGTCCACCGCCAGCGCCGGTCTGCTGGCTGCCTCGACCACCGTGACCGAAGACCTGCTGCCCAAGCTGCGTGGCGGCAAGCAGTCGAGCCTGGGTACCAGCCGCCTGTTCACCCTGCTCACCGGCCTGGTGGTGCTGGGCATCGCGCTGATGGTGAATGATGTGATCAACGCCCTGACCCTGGCTTATAACCTGCTGGTCGGCGGCATGCTGATCCCGCTGATCGGGGCGATCTTCTGGAAGCGTGCGACCACTGCAGGCGCGATTGCCAGCATGTCGCTGGGCTTTGCCACCGCCCTGCTGTTCATGTTCCTGGACGGGCTGGAGGCCAATACGCCGATCTACTACAGCCTGGCAGTAGGGCTGGTGAGCTTTGTGGGCGTGAGCCTGGTGTCGCGCAAGTCAATGGCGGCGGTGAAGCTGGCCTGA
- a CDS encoding mechanosensitive ion channel family protein, whose amino-acid sequence MDIQRIWRDSLDLWGTLDQHPMLHAAIGLAVLLLISLVVGRLARFLILHGARLLARQPALKWLDDLRHNKVFHRLAQTTPSLVLQFGLKLVPELSDTAQHFLGNVALAFTLLFMTMALSCLLDALLDIYARTEHARTRSIKGYVQLAKMMLWIFASIIIVATLIDRSPLLLLSGLGAMSAVLLLVYKDTLLSFVASVQLTSNDMLHVGDWIEMPQVGADGDVVDITLHTVKVQNFDKTIVSIPTWRLMSESFRNYRGMQQSGGRRIKRSLFIDAAGVRFLTREEEQRLSQVQLLSDYLAGKRQELQNWNEALGPVADLSANRRKLTNIGTFRAFALAYLKNHPNVHPNMTCMVRQMQTTAEGVPLEIYCFTTTTVWADYERIQGDIFDYLLAVLPEFGLSLYQQPSGNDMRVGLAGRTAAEPMPRHLEEMSEA is encoded by the coding sequence ATGGATATCCAACGAATCTGGCGTGACTCCCTCGACCTGTGGGGCACCCTCGACCAACATCCCATGCTGCACGCCGCCATCGGTCTGGCGGTACTGCTGCTCATCTCCCTGGTAGTCGGCCGCCTGGCGCGCTTCCTGATACTGCACGGCGCGCGCCTGCTGGCCCGCCAGCCTGCACTGAAGTGGCTGGACGACCTGCGCCACAACAAGGTGTTCCACCGCCTGGCACAAACGACCCCGTCCCTGGTGCTGCAGTTCGGCCTGAAGCTGGTGCCTGAGCTGTCCGACACCGCTCAGCACTTCCTCGGCAATGTCGCCCTGGCCTTTACCCTGTTGTTCATGACCATGGCGCTGTCATGCCTGCTGGATGCCCTGCTCGACATCTATGCCCGCACCGAACACGCCCGCACCCGCTCGATCAAGGGCTACGTGCAACTGGCCAAGATGATGTTGTGGATCTTCGCCTCGATCATCATCGTCGCCACCCTGATCGACCGCTCGCCGCTGTTGCTGCTGTCCGGTCTGGGTGCGATGTCGGCGGTATTGCTGTTGGTGTACAAGGACACCCTGCTGTCATTCGTCGCCAGCGTGCAACTGACCAGCAACGACATGCTGCATGTCGGGGACTGGATCGAAATGCCGCAGGTAGGCGCCGATGGCGACGTGGTGGACATCACCTTGCACACGGTGAAAGTACAGAACTTCGACAAGACCATCGTGTCCATCCCCACCTGGCGCCTGATGAGCGAGTCATTCCGCAATTACCGCGGCATGCAGCAGTCCGGTGGCCGGCGCATCAAGCGCAGCCTGTTCATCGACGCCGCCGGCGTGCGCTTCCTCACCCGCGAAGAAGAACAGCGCCTGAGCCAGGTGCAGCTACTGAGTGACTACCTGGCGGGCAAGCGCCAGGAACTGCAAAACTGGAACGAGGCGCTGGGGCCGGTGGCGGACCTGTCGGCCAACCGCCGCAAGCTGACCAACATCGGCACCTTCCGCGCGTTTGCCCTGGCCTATCTGAAGAACCATCCCAACGTGCACCCCAACATGACCTGCATGGTGCGGCAGATGCAGACCACCGCCGAAGGCGTGCCGCTGGAGATCTACTGCTTCACCACCACCACGGTGTGGGCGGATTACGAGCGCATCCAGGGGGATATCTTCGACTACCTGCTGGCGGTGTTGCCGGAGTTCGGCTTGAGCCTGTATCAGCAGCCGAGTGGCAATGACATGCGCGTGGGGTTGGCCGGGCGTACGGCGGCGGAGCCGATGCCGCGACACCTTGAAGAAATGAGCGAGGCCTGA
- a CDS encoding DMT family transporter, with product MSAVRKNPDAFAFQVMLGLCLIWGCQQVLIKTAAVDIAPVMQAALRNGIAAVLVGLMLCWRGGWEQVGSTWRAGLVAGGLFGVEFLFIAEGLKLTSAAHMSVFLYTAPVFTALGLHFRLPSERLRLLQWLGILLAFGGIAMAFAGGSSFEHMDGRTLLGDAFGVIAGLAWGATTVVVRCSRLSEAPATLTLFYQLAVGFAGLLLIALLSGQIGAVSLTPLAMGSVLFQGIVVSFISYLTWFWLLRKYLASNLAVFSFITPLFGVTFGVLLLDEPLSANFVVGALMVLLGVILVSAEPWVKQQLRRLVG from the coding sequence ATGAGCGCGGTCCGCAAGAACCCAGACGCCTTTGCCTTCCAGGTAATGCTGGGCCTTTGCCTGATCTGGGGCTGCCAGCAGGTACTGATCAAGACCGCCGCCGTCGACATCGCGCCGGTGATGCAAGCAGCACTGCGCAATGGCATTGCCGCTGTGCTGGTAGGCCTGATGCTGTGCTGGCGGGGTGGCTGGGAGCAGGTCGGCAGCACCTGGCGCGCAGGGCTGGTGGCGGGCGGGCTGTTCGGGGTGGAGTTTCTGTTCATTGCCGAAGGGCTGAAACTGACCTCGGCGGCGCACATGTCGGTATTCCTCTATACCGCGCCGGTATTTACCGCCTTGGGCCTGCATTTTCGTCTACCCAGTGAACGCTTGCGGCTGCTGCAGTGGCTGGGCATTCTGCTGGCCTTCGGCGGCATTGCCATGGCCTTTGCCGGTGGCTCTTCGTTCGAGCACATGGACGGCCGCACCTTGCTGGGTGATGCCTTTGGCGTGATCGCCGGGCTGGCCTGGGGTGCGACCACGGTGGTGGTGCGCTGCTCGCGGTTGTCGGAGGCGCCAGCGACCTTGACCCTGTTCTATCAGCTGGCGGTCGGTTTTGCCGGGCTGTTGCTGATCGCTCTGCTCAGCGGGCAGATCGGCGCGGTGTCGCTGACGCCGCTGGCGATGGGCAGTGTATTGTTCCAGGGGATTGTGGTGTCGTTCATCAGCTACCTCACCTGGTTCTGGTTGCTGCGCAAATACCTGGCGTCGAACCTCGCGGTGTTTTCCTTCATTACCCCGTTGTTTGGGGTGACCTTTGGCGTTTTGCTGCTGGATGAGCCGCTCAGTGCGAATTTCGTGGTGGGGGCGTTGATGGTGTTGTTGGGTGTGATCCTGGTCAGTGCCGAGCCTTGGGTTAAACAACAATTGCGGCGGTTGGTAGGGTGA
- a CDS encoding DEAD/DEAH box helicase, with amino-acid sequence MQLNFPHLSEVTSVFSQFALHERLLKAVAELKFVEPTPVQAAAIPLALQGRDLRVTAQTGSGKTAAFVLPLLNRLVDLSGPRVEIRALILLPTRELAQQTLKQVQLFSQFTYIKSGLVTGGEDFKEQAAMLRKVPDVLIGTPGRLLEQLNAGNLDLSHVQVLILDEADRMLDMGFAEDMERLCKECENREQTLLFSATTGGAALRDIIGKVLKDPEHLMLNSVSQLAEGTRQQIITADHDQHKEQIAQWLLANETFDKAIIFTNTRAMADRIYGHLVAKDVKAFVLHGEKDQKDRKLAIERFKQGSSKVLVATDVAARGLDIDGLDLVINFDMPRSGDEYVHRVGRTGRAGGEGLAISLITHNDWNLMSSIERYLKQQFERRVIKEVKGTYNGPKKVKASGKAAGSKKKKVEKKTGDKKAAAKRKPTAKPKANAPLASADGLAPLKKRKPAAE; translated from the coding sequence ATGCAACTGAATTTCCCGCACTTGTCTGAGGTTACCTCCGTGTTCTCCCAATTCGCCCTGCATGAACGCCTGCTTAAAGCCGTGGCCGAGCTTAAATTTGTCGAGCCAACCCCGGTGCAGGCCGCGGCCATCCCCCTGGCCCTGCAAGGGCGGGATCTGCGTGTGACTGCGCAGACCGGCAGCGGCAAGACGGCGGCCTTCGTACTGCCACTGCTCAACCGTCTGGTCGACCTCAGCGGTCCGCGTGTCGAGATTCGCGCGTTGATCCTGCTGCCGACCCGTGAACTGGCCCAGCAGACCCTCAAGCAGGTGCAGCTGTTCTCGCAGTTCACCTACATCAAGTCGGGCCTGGTGACTGGCGGCGAAGACTTCAAGGAACAGGCCGCCATGCTGCGCAAGGTGCCTGACGTGCTGATCGGCACCCCGGGTCGCCTGCTCGAGCAGCTCAATGCCGGCAACCTCGACCTGTCCCACGTGCAGGTCCTGATCCTGGACGAAGCCGACCGCATGCTCGACATGGGCTTTGCCGAAGACATGGAGCGCCTGTGCAAAGAGTGCGAAAACCGCGAGCAGACCTTGCTGTTCTCGGCTACCACCGGTGGCGCGGCCCTGCGCGACATCATCGGCAAGGTGCTGAAAGACCCTGAACACCTGATGCTCAACAGTGTCTCGCAACTGGCTGAAGGCACCCGCCAGCAGATCATTACCGCCGACCACGACCAGCATAAAGAGCAGATCGCGCAGTGGTTGCTGGCCAACGAAACCTTCGACAAGGCGATCATCTTCACCAACACCCGCGCCATGGCCGACCGCATCTACGGTCACCTGGTGGCCAAGGACGTGAAGGCTTTCGTGCTGCATGGCGAAAAGGACCAGAAGGACCGCAAGCTGGCCATCGAGCGCTTCAAGCAGGGCAGCTCCAAAGTGCTGGTGGCGACCGACGTGGCAGCCCGTGGCCTGGATATCGACGGCCTGGACCTGGTGATCAACTTCGACATGCCACGTAGCGGTGACGAGTACGTACACCGTGTGGGCCGTACCGGCCGTGCCGGTGGCGAAGGCCTGGCGATCTCGTTGATCACCCACAACGACTGGAACCTGATGTCGAGCATCGAGCGCTACCTCAAGCAGCAGTTCGAGCGCCGGGTCATCAAGGAAGTGAAGGGCACCTACAACGGGCCGAAGAAGGTCAAGGCCTCGGGCAAGGCGGCCGGTAGCAAGAAGAAAAAGGTCGAGAAGAAGACCGGCGACAAGAAAGCTGCCGCCAAGCGCAAGCCTACTGCCAAGCCGAAAGCCAATGCGCCTCTGGCCAGTGCAGATGGCCTGGCACCGCTGAAGAAGCGCAAGCCTGCTGCTGAATAA
- a CDS encoding BrnA antitoxin family protein yields the protein MTKSSRTDWSRLARQDDKDIDTSDIPELDQDFFRQAELRVPAKQTVTIRLDSDVLAWFKEQGSGYQTRINQLLRQYMQAQQRQR from the coding sequence ATGACCAAATCATCGAGAACTGACTGGAGCCGCCTGGCCCGACAGGACGACAAGGATATCGACACATCAGATATCCCTGAACTGGACCAGGACTTTTTCCGCCAGGCCGAGCTGCGCGTTCCCGCCAAGCAGACGGTGACCATTCGACTGGACTCAGATGTCCTCGCCTGGTTCAAGGAACAGGGCAGCGGCTACCAGACCCGCATCAATCAGTTGCTGCGCCAGTACATGCAAGCGCAACAACGCCAGCGCTAA
- the speB gene encoding agmatinase, with translation MDKTLHQPLGGNEMPRFGGIATMLRLPHLQSAKGLDAAFIGVPLDIGTSLRSGTRFGPRQIRAESVMIRPYNMATGAAPFDSLSVADIGDVAINTFNLLDAVRIIEEAYDEIVEHNVIPMTLGGDHTITLPILRALHKKHGKIGLVHIDAHADVNDHMFGEKIAHGTTFRRAVEEGLLDCDRVVQIGLRAQGYTADDFNWSRRQGFRVVQAEECWHKSLEPPMAEVREKVGGGPVYLSFDIDGIDPAWAPGTGTPEIGGLTTIQAMEIIRGCHGLDLIGCDLVEVSPPYDTTGNTSLLGANLLFEMLCVLPGVVRR, from the coding sequence GTGGACAAGACTCTCCACCAACCACTGGGCGGCAACGAAATGCCGCGTTTCGGCGGCATCGCCACCATGCTCCGCCTCCCCCACCTGCAAAGCGCGAAAGGTCTGGATGCGGCCTTCATCGGCGTCCCGCTGGATATCGGTACCTCGCTACGTTCCGGCACCCGCTTCGGCCCACGGCAGATCCGCGCCGAATCGGTGATGATCCGCCCGTACAACATGGCGACCGGTGCCGCCCCGTTCGACTCGCTGTCGGTCGCCGATATCGGCGATGTGGCAATCAACACCTTCAACCTGCTGGACGCCGTGCGCATCATCGAAGAAGCGTATGACGAGATCGTCGAGCACAACGTCATTCCCATGACCCTGGGGGGCGATCACACCATCACCCTGCCGATCCTGCGTGCGCTGCACAAGAAACACGGCAAGATCGGCCTGGTACACATCGATGCCCACGCCGACGTCAACGACCACATGTTCGGCGAGAAGATCGCCCACGGCACCACCTTCCGCCGCGCCGTGGAAGAAGGCCTGCTCGACTGCGACCGCGTGGTGCAGATCGGCCTGCGCGCCCAGGGCTACACCGCCGACGACTTCAACTGGAGCCGTCGCCAGGGCTTCCGCGTGGTCCAGGCCGAAGAGTGCTGGCACAAGTCACTGGAGCCACCGATGGCCGAAGTGCGGGAAAAGGTCGGCGGTGGCCCGGTTTACCTGTCTTTCGACATCGATGGCATCGACCCGGCCTGGGCGCCCGGTACCGGAACCCCGGAAATCGGCGGCTTGACCACCATCCAGGCGATGGAGATCATTCGCGGCTGCCACGGCCTGGACCTGATCGGCTGTGACCTTGTCGAAGTCTCCCCGCCTTACGACACCACCGGCAACACCTCGCTGCTCGGTGCCAACCTGCTGTTCGAGATGCTCTGCGTGCTACCTGGCGTGGTGCGTCGCTAA
- a CDS encoding MFS transporter yields MSPLIQLLASAVALMMAMGIGRFALTPQLPQLIAEGQFDLTVAGLVAAANYLGYFVGAVDAMFARSPGQVRRRLHGGLWLCVLLTLASWAANGFWGHLLLRFGTGVASAWVLVMITSLSQQVATAHNRQRLGALVFAGPGLGIAVTGLLALVAHVLGLGSAALWLIYAVAALVMLLAVRPWLPRALQAAPTQSPVRQGPTRNVGTGRLGLVYGLYGMGYILPATFLSQMANQQFRGQWLADLFWPAFGLAAALGVLLVSVRRDGRTSTWLTATLWLQGLGVLACLMGGGIGLALGVALCGGPFLACMQLVMQRSRELAPQATQRNAGLLTACFALGQLSGPLLAALSSHYSGGLQPALMLAAGGLVVAGGLVQLPGDAQQGSACQAKVAS; encoded by the coding sequence ATGTCGCCACTCATTCAACTGCTCGCCAGCGCCGTGGCGCTGATGATGGCCATGGGCATCGGCCGTTTCGCCCTCACCCCGCAACTGCCGCAACTGATTGCCGAGGGCCAGTTCGACCTGACAGTCGCTGGGCTGGTCGCGGCGGCCAATTACCTGGGCTATTTCGTGGGCGCGGTGGACGCCATGTTCGCCCGCTCGCCAGGCCAGGTACGGCGACGCCTGCATGGGGGGCTGTGGCTGTGTGTGCTGCTGACCCTGGCCTCCTGGGCTGCCAACGGCTTTTGGGGCCACCTGCTGCTGCGCTTTGGCACAGGCGTAGCCAGCGCCTGGGTGCTGGTGATGATCACCAGCCTCAGCCAGCAAGTAGCCACTGCGCACAACCGCCAACGTCTGGGAGCGCTGGTATTCGCCGGGCCCGGCCTCGGTATCGCCGTGACCGGGCTACTGGCACTGGTTGCGCATGTGCTGGGGCTTGGCTCGGCAGCCCTGTGGCTGATCTATGCCGTAGCTGCGCTGGTGATGCTGCTGGCCGTGCGGCCGTGGTTGCCACGGGCATTGCAAGCGGCACCGACTCAGTCGCCAGTACGACAAGGCCCGACGCGCAATGTCGGCACTGGCCGCCTTGGGTTGGTGTATGGCCTGTATGGCATGGGCTACATCCTGCCGGCCACCTTTCTGTCACAGATGGCCAATCAGCAGTTTCGCGGGCAGTGGCTGGCTGACCTGTTCTGGCCGGCGTTTGGCCTGGCGGCGGCGTTGGGCGTCTTGCTGGTGAGCGTGCGCCGTGATGGCCGCACTTCAACCTGGTTGACCGCCACCCTGTGGTTGCAAGGGCTGGGTGTGCTGGCCTGCCTGATGGGTGGGGGTATCGGGCTGGCGCTGGGTGTTGCGCTGTGTGGCGGGCCGTTCCTGGCCTGCATGCAACTGGTCATGCAACGCTCGCGCGAGTTGGCGCCACAGGCCACACAGCGCAATGCCGGGCTGCTGACCGCATGCTTTGCCTTGGGGCAGTTGAGTGGGCCGCTGCTGGCGGCGCTCAGCAGCCACTACAGCGGTGGGCTGCAACCCGCATTGATGCTGGCGGCGGGCGGGTTGGTGGTGGCTGGCGGGTTGGTTCAGTTGCCGGGTGATGCACAACAAGGAAGCGCCTGTCAGGCCAAGGTTGCATCCTGA
- a CDS encoding DUF3077 domain-containing protein produces MSTEETKFTVGKTTFYQGENQTHPLFRIEAGIPCQSAREQASELMGYARDMTLDGLMEDKPQLIWASHYLCALAKALMDDAELGMMKTP; encoded by the coding sequence GTGTCTACAGAAGAAACCAAATTCACCGTCGGCAAAACCACCTTCTATCAAGGTGAAAACCAGACCCATCCACTGTTCCGCATCGAGGCCGGCATCCCTTGCCAGAGCGCCCGCGAACAAGCTTCGGAGTTGATGGGCTACGCACGTGACATGACCCTGGACGGATTGATGGAAGACAAACCTCAGCTAATCTGGGCTTCGCACTACCTCTGTGCCTTGGCCAAGGCGCTGATGGATGATGCTGAATTGGGCATGATGAAAACCCCTTAA
- a CDS encoding LysR family transcriptional regulator, with amino-acid sequence MASTLPDLKLLRIFISVVRHQGFANAQRELNLSTSAISTYMSQLEGALGIVLCHRGRGGFSLTSKGELFHQETLRLLAELDGFEQYAAALKGELRGTLNLGVIDSTVGDRALPLAEAIGAYSQEHPAVHLHLSVSSPYELQLGVQDNRLDLAIGAFSSRMSGLLYQPLYREQHWLYCSSRHPLYAERRIPEQVVTQQRMVGRGYWSQAELARHGFKHSAATVESMEAQLILILSGAYIGYLPEHYAQAWVDKGDLRVLSPSTFGYQAPFSLIIRRGRSREPLIQTFRDLLKSQLNVG; translated from the coding sequence ATGGCCTCGACCTTGCCCGACCTGAAACTGCTGCGCATCTTCATCAGCGTGGTGCGCCACCAGGGCTTTGCCAACGCCCAGCGCGAGCTGAACCTGTCGACCTCGGCCATCAGTACCTACATGAGCCAGCTGGAGGGCGCCTTGGGTATCGTGTTGTGCCACCGGGGTCGGGGGGGCTTCAGCCTGACCAGCAAGGGCGAGCTGTTCCATCAGGAAACCCTGCGCCTGCTGGCCGAGCTGGACGGTTTCGAGCAGTATGCCGCCGCCCTGAAGGGCGAACTGCGTGGCACCCTCAACCTTGGGGTGATCGACTCCACCGTCGGTGATCGCGCCTTGCCGTTGGCCGAAGCCATCGGTGCCTACAGCCAGGAGCACCCGGCGGTGCACCTGCATCTATCGGTGTCCAGCCCCTACGAGCTGCAACTGGGTGTGCAGGACAACCGCCTGGACCTGGCCATCGGCGCGTTTTCTTCGCGGATGAGCGGCCTGCTCTACCAGCCGTTGTACCGCGAACAGCACTGGCTGTACTGCAGCAGCCGCCACCCATTGTATGCCGAGCGGCGCATTCCCGAGCAGGTAGTGACCCAGCAGCGCATGGTCGGCCGTGGTTATTGGAGCCAGGCCGAACTGGCCCGGCATGGCTTCAAGCACAGTGCGGCGACGGTTGAAAGCATGGAGGCGCAGCTGATCCTGATCCTTTCCGGGGCCTATATCGGCTACTTGCCTGAACACTACGCCCAGGCCTGGGTCGACAAGGGTGACTTGCGCGTGCTGTCGCCGTCGACCTTTGGTTACCAGGCCCCGTTCTCGCTGATCATTCGCCGCGGGCGCAGCCGCGAACCGTTGATCCAGACCTTCCGTGACCTGTTGAAAAGCCAGCTCAACGTGGGCTGA